The Candidatus Methylomirabilota bacterium genome window below encodes:
- a CDS encoding NADPH:quinone reductase, whose amino-acid sequence MKAIRVSEYGGPAVLKLEEIPTPQPGPGQVLVRNHAVGINPVDTYLRSNTDNRGPKLPYTPGADAAGVVESVGSGVTGVKAGDRVYVGGTVSGAYAEYCVCEPAQVHPLPANASFAQGAAMNIPYATAYHALFNRAHGSAGETVLVHGASGGVGIGAVQLARARGLTVIGTASTERGRKMVAEQGAHHVLDHGAPGYLEECVRLAGGRGPDVIMEMLANVNLQKDLGIIALRGRIVVIGNRGTVEINARLAMNKDAAILGMALNHATPAQHAGIHAALVEGLRNGSLGPVIAQELPLGEAARAHEAVMQAGHHGKIVLVA is encoded by the coding sequence ATGAAGGCGATTCGCGTCTCGGAGTACGGCGGCCCCGCCGTGCTCAAGCTCGAGGAGATCCCCACGCCCCAGCCGGGCCCGGGCCAGGTGCTCGTGCGCAATCACGCGGTGGGCATCAACCCGGTGGACACCTACCTGCGCTCGAACACCGACAACCGCGGGCCGAAGCTGCCCTACACCCCGGGCGCCGACGCGGCCGGCGTGGTCGAGTCGGTCGGGTCGGGTGTGACCGGCGTGAAGGCGGGCGATCGCGTCTACGTGGGCGGCACCGTCAGCGGCGCCTACGCCGAGTACTGCGTGTGCGAGCCCGCCCAGGTGCATCCGCTGCCGGCCAATGCGAGCTTCGCGCAGGGCGCGGCGATGAACATTCCCTATGCCACCGCCTACCATGCGCTGTTCAATCGCGCTCACGGCAGCGCGGGCGAGACGGTGCTGGTGCACGGCGCCTCCGGCGGCGTGGGCATCGGCGCGGTCCAGCTCGCGCGGGCGCGCGGCCTCACCGTCATCGGGACCGCGAGCACCGAGCGCGGCCGGAAGATGGTGGCCGAGCAGGGGGCCCATCACGTGCTCGACCACGGCGCGCCGGGTTATCTCGAGGAGTGCGTGCGGCTCGCCGGCGGGCGCGGGCCCGACGTCATCATGGAGATGCTGGCCAACGTGAACCTCCAGAAAGATCTAGGGATCATCGCCCTGCGGGGGCGCATCGTGGTGATCGGCAACCGCGGCACGGTCGAGATCAACGCGCGGCTGGCCATGAACAAGGACGCGGCGATCCTGGGCATGGCGCTGAACCACGCGACGCCCGCCCAGCACGCGGGCATCCACGCCGCGCTGGTGGAGGGGCTCCGCAACGGCTCGCTGGGTCCGGTGATCGCGCAGGAGCTGCCGCTTGGTGAGGCCGCACGCGCCCACGAGGCGGTCATGCAGGCCGGCCACCACGGCAAGATCGTGCTGGTGGCGTGA
- the merB gene encoding organomercurial lyase gives MPDPRSMDQAFQRIMRSLVDTGRAPHYAELARALAVPAEEGRALLRDVMAAYPIGWLHPDTDYIASFPPLNNLPTQYRITVRGEQRWFAQCGFEATSATWLFPGQTVRVDAPCLDCGDPVTVEMRDGTITWVDPPGLVGHLAFGFGPSRGRPPYL, from the coding sequence ATGCCCGACCCGCGATCGATGGACCAGGCCTTCCAGCGCATCATGCGCAGCCTCGTCGACACCGGCCGCGCCCCGCACTACGCGGAGCTGGCCCGCGCCCTCGCGGTGCCCGCCGAGGAGGGCCGCGCGCTGCTGCGCGACGTGATGGCCGCCTATCCGATCGGCTGGCTCCATCCCGACACCGACTACATCGCGTCGTTCCCGCCGCTGAACAATCTGCCCACCCAGTACCGCATCACGGTGCGCGGCGAGCAGCGCTGGTTCGCCCAGTGCGGATTCGAGGCCACCTCGGCGACCTGGCTCTTCCCCGGCCAGACCGTGCGGGTCGACGCGCCCTGCCTCGACTGCGGCGACCCGGTGACGGTCGAGATGCGCGACGGGACGATCACGTGGGTCGATCCGCCCGGCCTCGTCGGGCACCTGGCCTTCGGCTTCGGCCCCTCGCGCGGCCGGCCGCCGTATCTCTGA
- a CDS encoding RidA family protein, translated as MPAYEVITGPSPWPARYTFSPAVRAGNLLFISGMTAGDDTGQIVGPGDIVAQTRYIFEKFGRLLADAGAGFEHIVQTTEYVTTTENYAKTAAVRREIFKDRFPTATGVIVAGLLREGALIEISAIAVLPDHAPPMSSPLPGGQRAG; from the coding sequence ATGCCCGCCTACGAGGTGATCACCGGGCCGAGCCCGTGGCCGGCCCGCTATACGTTCTCCCCCGCGGTGCGCGCGGGAAATCTCCTGTTCATCTCGGGCATGACCGCGGGCGACGACACCGGTCAGATCGTCGGCCCCGGCGACATCGTGGCCCAGACGCGCTACATCTTCGAGAAATTCGGCCGTCTGCTCGCGGACGCCGGCGCCGGCTTCGAGCACATCGTGCAGACCACCGAGTACGTGACGACCACCGAGAACTACGCCAAGACCGCGGCGGTGCGCCGCGAGATCTTCAAGGACCGCTTCCCCACCGCCACCGGCGTGATCGTCGCCGGCCTCCTGCGCGAGGGCGCCCTGATCGAGATCTCCGCCATCGCCGTCCTCCCCGATCACGCCCCGCCCATGTCTTCCCCTCTCCCCGGTGGGCAGAGGGCAGGATGA
- a CDS encoding AMP-binding protein, which yields MPTPPRYEEARAAFRWEESARALGWRPGEPVSLGHTIVDRHAGADRPALRWRSRHGEGRTYTFDELARLTARFAAVLQAHGVRRGDRVASFMPRVPEMLIAMIGAWKAGAVYVPIFTGFGPDAIDFRLRHSGAAVICTHREHRARLPATLPPATRVVTVTGDDSPAPGSVAGALAPDIDFWRAMREAREDGTPATCRRDDPAVLLYTSGSTGAPKGVRIAANFLMAIHPHLVFGADLRSGDAFWPTGDPGWGYGLVCYMGALALGLPVHSHEAAPTAEYCLAQLRAQQITNLATTPTLLRSVMALGAAAGEGVRLRRASSCGEPLNAQVVRFFQEHWSVTVRDQYGSSEFGLPVGNLAPIDMAVKPGSMGLPLPGCTMAVVDDDGHEVATDVVGHVGMKPHPEGYYSLGYWNDPGRDREGYRGEWLTCGDLARRDADGYFWFEGRADDVIKSAGYRIGPFEVESAILKHDAVAEAAVVGKPDPLRGQIVKAFVVLKPGRAPRGGLEGEIVDVVKTHLGRHQYPREIEFLAELPKTETGKIQRFLLRRR from the coding sequence ATGCCGACTCCGCCCCGGTACGAGGAGGCGCGCGCTGCCTTTCGCTGGGAGGAGAGCGCCCGCGCGCTGGGCTGGCGTCCGGGCGAGCCGGTGAGCCTGGGGCACACCATCGTCGATCGCCACGCGGGAGCCGATCGACCCGCGCTGCGCTGGCGAAGCCGCCACGGTGAGGGGCGCACGTACACCTTCGACGAGCTGGCGCGGCTGACCGCCCGCTTCGCCGCGGTGCTGCAGGCCCACGGCGTCCGTCGCGGCGACCGCGTCGCCTCGTTCATGCCGCGCGTGCCCGAGATGCTGATCGCGATGATCGGCGCGTGGAAGGCCGGCGCGGTGTACGTGCCGATCTTCACCGGCTTCGGCCCCGACGCCATCGACTTCCGCCTGCGCCACAGCGGCGCCGCCGTGATCTGCACCCACCGCGAGCACCGCGCCCGTCTACCCGCGACGCTGCCGCCCGCCACGCGGGTCGTCACGGTGACGGGTGACGACAGCCCGGCGCCCGGCTCCGTGGCCGGCGCCCTGGCCCCCGATATCGATTTCTGGCGCGCCATGCGGGAGGCGCGCGAGGACGGGACGCCCGCGACCTGTCGGCGAGACGATCCGGCCGTGCTGCTCTACACCTCGGGCTCGACGGGGGCGCCCAAGGGGGTGAGGATCGCCGCCAACTTCCTGATGGCGATCCATCCCCATCTCGTGTTCGGCGCCGATCTGCGGAGCGGCGACGCCTTCTGGCCGACCGGCGATCCCGGGTGGGGCTACGGCCTGGTGTGTTACATGGGCGCGCTCGCCCTGGGCCTCCCGGTCCACTCGCACGAGGCCGCGCCGACCGCGGAGTACTGCCTGGCCCAGCTGCGCGCGCAGCAGATCACCAACCTGGCGACCACGCCGACCCTGCTGCGCTCCGTGATGGCCCTCGGAGCCGCCGCGGGCGAGGGGGTGCGCCTGCGCCGCGCGAGCAGCTGCGGGGAGCCGCTGAACGCGCAGGTGGTGCGCTTCTTCCAGGAGCACTGGAGCGTCACGGTGCGGGACCAGTACGGCTCGAGCGAATTCGGCCTGCCCGTCGGCAACCTCGCCCCGATCGACATGGCGGTGAAGCCCGGCTCGATGGGGCTGCCGCTGCCCGGCTGCACGATGGCGGTGGTGGACGACGACGGCCATGAGGTGGCGACGGACGTGGTCGGGCACGTCGGGATGAAGCCGCACCCGGAGGGCTACTACTCGCTCGGCTACTGGAACGACCCCGGGCGGGATCGCGAGGGCTACCGCGGCGAGTGGCTCACCTGCGGGGATCTGGCCCGCCGCGACGCCGACGGCTACTTCTGGTTCGAGGGCCGCGCCGACGACGTGATCAAGAGCGCGGGCTACCGCATCGGCCCCTTCGAGGTGGAGAGCGCGATCCTCAAGCACGACGCGGTGGCGGAGGCCGCGGTGGTGGGCAAGCCCGATCCGCTGCGCGGCCAGATCGTGAAGGCCTTCGTGGTGCTCAAGCCCGGCCGCGCGCCGCGGGGCGGGCTCGAGGGCGAGATCGTCGACGTGGTCAAGACGCACCTGGGCCGGCACCAGTACCCGCGCGAGATCGAGTTCCTCGCCGAGCTGCCCAAGACCGAGACCGGCAAGATCCAGCGGTTCCTGCTGCGGCGTCGGTGA
- a CDS encoding enoyl-CoA hydratase, with amino-acid sequence MTATVKTEKLLMQKDGPIGWITFNQPEKRNAVSQEMWQAMPEYVADLAADDAIRVVILRGAGEQAFVAGADISQFKDRRRNAADEEEYRRISGAGSQSLAKLGKPLLAMIHGFCIGGGVSIAITCDMRIAADDARFGIPAARLGLGYHYHGMEKLMSLIGPAYTKELFFTARTDFSAPDALRMGLVNQVVPKADLERFTRDYAIMMSRNAPLTLRSAKASVDQLVRPEERRDYAMLDRLIKDCFDSQDYQEGVKAFSEKRRPQFQGR; translated from the coding sequence ATGACCGCGACCGTGAAGACCGAGAAGCTGCTGATGCAGAAGGACGGCCCGATCGGCTGGATCACCTTCAACCAGCCCGAGAAGCGCAACGCGGTGAGCCAGGAGATGTGGCAGGCCATGCCCGAGTACGTGGCCGACCTCGCGGCCGACGACGCGATCCGGGTGGTGATCCTGCGCGGGGCGGGCGAGCAGGCCTTCGTGGCCGGCGCGGACATCTCGCAGTTCAAGGACCGCCGCCGCAACGCGGCGGACGAGGAGGAGTACCGCCGCATCTCGGGGGCGGGCTCGCAGTCGCTCGCCAAGCTCGGCAAGCCGCTGCTCGCGATGATCCACGGCTTCTGCATCGGGGGCGGCGTCTCGATCGCGATCACCTGCGACATGCGCATCGCGGCCGACGACGCGCGCTTCGGCATCCCGGCGGCCCGCCTGGGGCTGGGCTACCACTATCACGGCATGGAGAAGCTCATGTCGCTGATCGGTCCGGCCTACACCAAGGAGCTGTTCTTCACCGCGCGCACCGACTTCAGCGCCCCGGACGCCCTCCGCATGGGCCTGGTCAACCAGGTGGTGCCGAAGGCCGACCTCGAGCGCTTCACCCGCGACTACGCGATCATGATGTCGCGCAACGCCCCGCTGACCCTGCGCTCCGCGAAGGCCAGCGTGGATCAGCTGGTGCGGCCGGAGGAGCGGCGTGACTACGCGATGCTCGATCGGCTGATCAAGGACTGCTTCGACAGCCAGGACTACCAGGAGGGGGTCAAGGCGTTCTCGGAGAAGCGGCGGCCGCAGTTCCAGGGGCGCTGA
- a CDS encoding alpha/beta fold hydrolase, which produces MEDPAARATRTVTRVASGAMVWRAWGAGPPLVLLHGASGSWTHWIRNVLPLAERFRVLAPDMPGYGESDAPPEPHTADRLADLVTAGIDQILTAPATFDLAGFSFGAIIGGLVAARLGTRVRTLVLIGTGGLGLTPAPVRTLLRLEPGMEPDAIRHVHRENLRTLMLARPESADDLAVALQIDNVQRARFKSGTIPVSDVLRRALPAVRAHLAGIWGSRDAFTGHHLAESRRLLTETDERLDTRVIEGAGHWVNYEAAPEVNRLLIEWLTPRRA; this is translated from the coding sequence ATGGAGGATCCGGCCGCGCGCGCCACCCGCACCGTCACGCGGGTGGCCAGCGGCGCGATGGTCTGGCGCGCGTGGGGCGCGGGCCCGCCGCTCGTCCTCCTCCACGGAGCCAGCGGCTCGTGGACGCACTGGATCCGCAACGTGCTGCCGCTCGCCGAGCGCTTCCGCGTGCTCGCGCCCGACATGCCGGGCTACGGCGAGTCGGACGCCCCGCCGGAGCCGCACACCGCGGACCGGCTGGCCGATCTGGTGACCGCCGGCATCGACCAGATCCTGACCGCGCCGGCCACGTTCGATCTGGCCGGCTTTTCATTCGGCGCGATCATCGGCGGCCTGGTGGCCGCGCGGCTCGGGACGCGGGTTCGGACGTTGGTGCTGATCGGGACCGGCGGGCTCGGGCTGACCCCGGCGCCGGTGCGGACCCTCCTCCGTCTCGAGCCGGGGATGGAGCCCGATGCGATCCGGCACGTCCACCGCGAGAACCTGCGCACCCTGATGCTCGCTCGTCCCGAGAGCGCCGACGATCTCGCGGTGGCGCTGCAGATCGACAACGTGCAGCGCGCGCGCTTCAAGTCGGGCACGATCCCGGTGTCGGACGTGCTCCGCCGAGCGCTCCCGGCCGTCCGCGCGCACCTGGCCGGGATCTGGGGCAGCCGCGACGCGTTCACCGGCCATCACCTGGCCGAGAGCCGACGTCTGCTGACCGAGACGGACGAGAGGCTCGACACCCGCGTGATCGAGGGGGCGGGCCACTGGGTCAACTACGAGGCGGCGCCGGAGGTCAATCGGCTGCTGATCGAGTGGCTCACGCCCCGACGCGCGTAG
- a CDS encoding amidase family protein gives MLRRPDVDEVMEYGRALGFDLTPTEARLIQARMMDTVAALEAFDEMRVEERRPPLSFTDRDPGRRPSEEEDPLGAFITKCRVKGADSGPLHGKTVALKDHIALAGVPMTFSSHMMDGYVPDFDATVATRLLAAGATIVGKLKMEEFSWGGPGLSGVGDYGRPLNPHNREHVTGGSSSGSGAAVAGRMVDISLGGDQGGSIRLPAAWCGIVGLMPTHGLVPHTGVFGLEPTIDYVGPMARTVEDIAVSLQCLAGRDGLDPRQADVPATLPRYVDALARGVSGLRVGVLEEGLGVPGGDRAVDEAVMEAVGALERAGARVRRVSVPLHTKALPALLPIYLEGGKRMYDTHFGGSFAKTYYPSSLISIFGRLKQSHAREFSPNLKLNLLQGYYLQRNYGGRLYAKAQNVRPTFAAQYDRVFHDVDVLAMPTIPLTAPRWRAPRDHEDALELTMLGGARSLDLGPVIANTCPFNYTGHPAISVPCAKLGGMPVGLMLVAPHFREDALLQAAAAYQRAVDWDALLAVPDSGA, from the coding sequence ATGTTGAGGCGGCCGGACGTCGACGAGGTGATGGAGTACGGGCGCGCGCTGGGATTCGATCTCACCCCGACCGAGGCGCGGCTGATCCAGGCCCGCATGATGGACACGGTCGCCGCGCTCGAGGCGTTCGACGAGATGCGCGTGGAGGAGCGGCGGCCGCCGCTGTCCTTCACCGACCGCGACCCGGGGCGTCGGCCCTCGGAGGAGGAGGACCCGCTCGGCGCGTTCATCACGAAGTGCCGCGTCAAGGGCGCGGACTCGGGTCCGCTCCACGGCAAGACCGTCGCGCTGAAGGACCACATCGCGCTGGCCGGCGTGCCGATGACGTTCAGCTCGCACATGATGGACGGCTACGTGCCGGACTTCGACGCCACCGTGGCCACCCGGCTGCTCGCCGCCGGGGCCACCATCGTGGGCAAGCTCAAGATGGAGGAGTTCTCCTGGGGCGGGCCCGGGCTCTCCGGGGTGGGGGACTACGGGCGGCCGCTCAACCCGCACAACCGCGAGCACGTCACCGGCGGCTCGTCGTCCGGATCGGGCGCGGCGGTGGCCGGCCGCATGGTGGACATCTCGCTCGGCGGCGACCAGGGCGGATCCATCCGCCTGCCCGCCGCGTGGTGCGGCATCGTGGGGCTCATGCCGACCCACGGGCTGGTGCCGCACACCGGCGTCTTCGGGCTCGAGCCCACCATCGACTACGTGGGCCCGATGGCGCGGACCGTGGAGGACATCGCGGTGTCGCTTCAGTGCCTGGCCGGGCGCGACGGCCTCGACCCGCGGCAGGCCGACGTGCCGGCCACGCTGCCCCGCTACGTCGATGCGCTCGCCCGCGGGGTGAGCGGCCTGCGCGTCGGCGTCCTGGAGGAAGGTCTCGGAGTGCCGGGCGGCGATCGCGCCGTCGACGAGGCGGTGATGGAGGCGGTGGGCGCGCTGGAGCGGGCGGGCGCGCGCGTCCGGCGGGTCTCGGTGCCGCTGCACACGAAGGCGCTCCCCGCGCTGCTGCCGATCTACCTCGAGGGCGGCAAGCGGATGTACGACACCCACTTCGGCGGCTCGTTCGCCAAGACGTACTATCCGTCGTCGCTGATCTCGATCTTCGGCCGCCTCAAGCAGAGCCACGCGCGGGAGTTCTCGCCGAACCTCAAGCTCAACCTGCTGCAGGGCTACTATCTGCAGCGCAACTACGGCGGCCGCCTCTACGCGAAGGCCCAGAACGTGCGGCCCACGTTCGCGGCGCAGTACGACCGCGTCTTCCACGACGTCGACGTGCTGGCCATGCCCACCATCCCGCTGACCGCGCCGCGCTGGCGGGCGCCGCGCGATCACGAGGACGCGCTGGAGCTGACCATGCTGGGCGGGGCGCGGAGCCTGGACCTCGGCCCGGTGATCGCCAACACGTGTCCGTTCAACTACACGGGCCATCCCGCCATCAGCGTGCCGTGCGCCAAGCTCGGCGGGATGCCGGTGGGGCTCATGCTGGTGGCGCCGCATTTCCGCGAGGACGCGCTGCTGCAGGCCGCGGCCGCGTACCAGCGGGCGGTCGACTGGGACGCGCTGCTCGCGGTGCCCGACTCCGGCGCCTGA